In the Methanococcoides methylutens genome, one interval contains:
- a CDS encoding type II secretion system F family protein has translation MKDVENTGSHDIAETDGVAETDGVAEAGEIVEADELAEADELAEADELAESDELAEADELAEAGELAEADELAEADELAEADELAESDELAEADELAEVGDFAEANEFGSNGEPIVIHEAEIPEMDELELSRIEQYVIDLRLGDSRKNIRLKEFLKDPKDAFYRYPYYAMLFSGPAALLFMLVGFSFTWGTPTIDHVILFSVWIFIIPPAITYYRKHKFVNKVEEYMPNFLRDIAEMSRAGLTLPAALGTVAKGEYGEMTDEIKKMDASVSWGISFEETIEYFAKRMNTPLISRAVALITQASRAGGRVSFVLEAAARDASEIKTLERERRGNMAVYVVISYIAFFVFIFVILMLTTRFVPTMYEASQAVAGASAGGSFIGGFDPDAFIRTLFHACLLQGFMSGLVAGQLGENRLSGGLKHSFVMTFIGWVCFLIL, from the coding sequence ATGAAGGATGTAGAGAACACTGGATCTCATGATATTGCTGAAACTGATGGGGTTGCTGAAACTGATGGGGTTGCTGAAGCTGGTGAGATTGTCGAAGCTGATGAGCTTGCCGAAGCTGATGAGCTTGCCGAAGCTGATGAGCTTGCTGAATCCGATGAGCTTGCCGAAGCTGATGAGCTTGCTGAAGCTGGTGAGCTTGCCGAAGCTGATGAGCTTGCCGAAGCTGATGAGCTTGCCGAAGCTGATGAGCTTGCTGAATCCGATGAGCTTGCCGAAGCTGATGAGCTTGCAGAAGTCGGTGATTTTGCCGAAGCCAATGAGTTTGGTTCAAACGGTGAACCTATTGTAATTCATGAAGCTGAGATCCCGGAAATGGATGAGTTGGAACTTAGTAGAATTGAACAATATGTCATTGATTTAAGGCTTGGAGATTCAAGAAAGAACATTCGCTTGAAGGAATTCCTTAAGGATCCGAAAGATGCATTTTATAGATATCCTTATTATGCTATGTTATTCAGTGGCCCCGCCGCTCTTTTGTTCATGCTGGTGGGATTTTCGTTCACCTGGGGAACGCCAACTATTGATCATGTGATCTTATTTTCGGTGTGGATATTTATCATCCCGCCAGCAATAACCTATTACAGGAAGCATAAATTTGTCAACAAGGTCGAAGAGTACATGCCAAATTTCCTGCGTGATATTGCGGAAATGAGCAGGGCGGGCCTTACTCTCCCTGCAGCACTAGGTACTGTTGCAAAGGGTGAATATGGTGAAATGACGGATGAGATCAAGAAAATGGATGCATCTGTCTCCTGGGGTATTTCCTTTGAGGAAACCATCGAATACTTCGCAAAAAGAATGAACACTCCCCTTATATCACGTGCTGTAGCTCTGATCACTCAGGCAAGCCGTGCGGGAGGTCGCGTGTCATTTGTACTTGAAGCTGCTGCCAGGGATGCAAGCGAAATAAAGACACTTGAGAGGGAACGTCGTGGTAACATGGCTGTTTACGTAGTGATAAGCTACATTGCTTTCTTTGTGTTCATCTTTGTTATATTGATGCTGACAACTCGCTTTGTTCCGACAATGTACGAAGCAAGTCAGGCTGTGGCAGGTGCATCTGCTGGAGGTTCCTTTATTGGAGGTTTCGATCCTGATGCTTTCATACGTACCCTTTTCCACGCATGTTTGCTACAGGGATTCATGAGTGGTCTGGTTGCAGGACAATTGGGAGAAAATCGCCTTTCAGGAGGTCTGAAGCACTCATTTGTAATGACCTTTATAGGCTGGGTATGCTTCCTGATCCTATGA
- a CDS encoding type II secretion system F family protein, whose product MDNSYFSIAFAIFGKHYVNKRSKYFSLRKNLMKSRINIGYDRYLSGVLLMAILSTLLMSILFNALLAIIPLPDISGIALGFPVWTAKYAAYKLLALRVFGGIGFAVLCFSSIYYFAILYPAIVASDRKRKIEQMLPYGINYMSAMSGAGVLPVDLFRSLASNEIYGEVAVEARYLVRDLEVLGYNLVSAMKNLAASTPSPMMQEFLQGSITVVTSGGDLEPYFKIKADQYLIDNRQRQKEFLETLGLMGETYVTAFVAGPLFLIVVISIVALMGGADFMFLYLMVYGLIPIGTLMFIVLVSAITPEE is encoded by the coding sequence ATGGATAATTCATATTTTAGTATTGCATTTGCAATATTTGGGAAACACTATGTGAACAAACGTTCAAAGTATTTCTCACTTAGAAAAAACCTTATGAAAAGCAGGATCAACATAGGCTATGACAGGTACCTTTCAGGTGTCCTTCTAATGGCAATCCTGAGTACTTTGTTAATGTCTATCCTGTTCAATGCGCTTCTGGCCATAATTCCACTTCCTGATATCTCTGGAATTGCACTTGGTTTCCCTGTATGGACCGCAAAATATGCTGCTTATAAGCTCCTTGCACTGCGCGTGTTCGGAGGTATTGGATTTGCAGTTCTCTGTTTCAGCAGTATCTATTATTTTGCCATATTATATCCGGCGATTGTGGCATCTGATCGAAAGCGAAAGATAGAACAGATGCTTCCCTATGGTATCAATTATATGTCTGCCATGTCCGGGGCAGGGGTTCTTCCGGTAGATCTGTTCCGTTCCCTTGCGTCCAATGAGATCTATGGCGAAGTTGCTGTGGAAGCAAGATATCTTGTGCGTGACCTTGAAGTATTGGGGTATAACCTTGTGAGTGCAATGAAGAACCTCGCAGCCTCTACTCCTTCTCCAATGATGCAGGAATTCCTGCAGGGTTCAATTACCGTTGTAACATCAGGTGGTGATCTGGAGCCTTACTTTAAGATCAAGGCCGATCAATATCTTATCGATAACAGGCAAAGACAAAAGGAATTCCTTGAGACGCTTGGTCTTATGGGTGAAACATATGTTACTGCATTTGTAGCAGGTCCTCTTTTCCTGATAGTAGTAATATCGATCGTAGCATTGATGGGTGGAGCAGACTTTATGTTCCTTTATCTGATGGTATATGGTCTAATCCCAATTGGAACTCTTATGTTCATAGTTCTTGTCAGTGCAATAACACCGGAGGAGTGA
- a CDS encoding sulfite exporter TauE/SafE family protein has protein sequence MELLFYIAIVFCLSILFSFLGMGGAIIYVPLLYWLGMDLLTAIAIALLLNVVTTFSASITYIKKRMVDFHTAAPFILSSAIAAPFGAFISRSVPDTTTLSIFSLVVALAGFIVIFSKRICHSECGSKASWKARFIIGIILGLFIGTVAGMLGIGGGTFLVPVLLLLGFGIKSAPATSALVVLFSSLSGFLSHIGSLQIDLSLLAAMGFTALVGGQIGSRLMYLRNDKLRLFFEQYFSKILGIVLLLIAVMLQYSLIGK, from the coding sequence ATGGAGCTACTTTTCTATATTGCAATTGTTTTCTGCCTTTCCATCCTTTTCTCGTTCCTTGGAATGGGTGGTGCGATCATATATGTCCCTCTGTTATACTGGCTTGGGATGGACCTTTTGACAGCGATCGCAATTGCACTGTTGTTAAACGTGGTGACCACTTTTTCAGCATCGATCACTTATATTAAAAAGAGGATGGTGGATTTTCATACGGCTGCACCTTTTATATTATCCTCTGCAATAGCTGCACCATTTGGAGCTTTTATTTCACGATCTGTTCCTGATACTACAACATTAAGCATATTCAGTCTGGTAGTTGCATTGGCAGGGTTCATTGTTATATTTTCAAAGAGAATCTGCCATTCGGAATGTGGGTCGAAGGCCAGCTGGAAAGCACGTTTTATTATCGGTATCATTCTGGGCTTGTTTATCGGAACAGTTGCAGGAATGCTGGGCATTGGTGGCGGTACATTCCTGGTTCCTGTCTTGTTGCTTCTGGGATTTGGAATTAAGAGTGCACCTGCAACATCCGCATTAGTAGTTCTCTTCTCATCTCTTTCCGGATTTCTCTCACACATCGGTAGTTTACAGATCGATCTTTCACTTCTTGCTGCCATGGGATTTACGGCATTGGTAGGTGGGCAGATAGGTTCAAGGCTGATGTATCTTCGGAATGATAAGCTTCGTTTATTCTTTGAACAGTATTTCAGTAAGATACTCGGTATAGTGCTACTGCTGATAGCAGTGATGCTACAATACTCTCTTATTGGTAAATAA
- a CDS encoding rhomboid family intramembrane serine protease: MSIGLKEGISKFHFFNVNWKDLDIFLLFLFMPSLLMMFFFLPDYMKLDHFILFPLDPKVETLFLSNYVHSSYSHLMENVVFYLIVMFLIINFETDRKFFIISFLLFSFVLPFIVSFSMIYFIDLPFPVQGYSGVVSALVAYLMFAFYRYCKKYYCPNIGHEFIYFLIFLNLFLVLFNLNTSIFMYMGISILLLVTAYANRPLFDCISLKLHSFCGSNIKHGSSNFILLYIGLVYLVLAYFLMGLPLLIPENIINETGIVNSLGHYTGYVFGLMSALMLEQVNKII; encoded by the coding sequence ATGAGCATTGGACTAAAAGAAGGGATCAGTAAGTTCCATTTTTTTAATGTAAACTGGAAGGATCTGGATATTTTTCTTTTATTTCTTTTTATGCCATCTCTTTTGATGATGTTCTTTTTCCTTCCTGATTATATGAAGCTCGATCATTTCATTCTCTTTCCATTGGATCCAAAGGTCGAAACACTTTTTCTGTCCAACTATGTCCATTCTTCATATTCTCATTTGATGGAGAATGTGGTCTTTTATCTGATCGTCATGTTCCTGATCATTAATTTTGAAACCGACAGGAAATTTTTCATCATATCATTTTTGTTATTTTCTTTCGTCCTTCCATTTATTGTCTCATTTTCAATGATATATTTTATAGACCTTCCATTCCCTGTTCAGGGATATTCAGGAGTTGTAAGTGCACTGGTAGCTTACCTGATGTTTGCTTTTTACAGGTATTGCAAAAAGTATTATTGTCCTAACATAGGGCACGAGTTCATCTATTTTTTGATATTTTTGAACCTTTTCCTGGTGCTTTTTAATTTGAATACCTCTATTTTCATGTATATGGGAATATCTATACTTTTACTGGTAACTGCTTATGCCAATCGTCCGTTATTTGATTGTATTTCCCTGAAACTCCATTCATTTTGTGGATCAAACATAAAGCACGGCTCCTCGAATTTTATTCTCCTCTATATCGGACTTGTTTATCTCGTTCTTGCATATTTTCTGATGGGTCTGCCATTACTGATCCCAGAAAACATCATAAATGAAACAGGAATTGTAAACAGTCTGGGGCATTATACGGGCTATGTATTTGGATTAATGTCCGCTCTTATGCTTGAACAGGTAAATAAGATAATTTAA
- a CDS encoding potassium channel family protein: MMITNEHLILLGYGDVGKSIVEVFVDNDVNFIVVDKNEAALSNVNFDHIIGDGTDEAVLKQAGIEKASTVIITLNTDTEVIFATLMARGLKPDCIIFSRANSVNSIDKLYKAGADYVASLSIVSGQLLAKITSKCSRSECYQLYEEIVLYEGIEIEKFQLKEGSGMVGNSLGELDLVNKFDCKIIGVERKGSVTVSLPSSFILEVGDTIAVVGNREHVEKFRNIFLKQD; the protein is encoded by the coding sequence ATGATGATAACAAATGAACATTTGATCTTACTTGGCTATGGCGATGTTGGTAAAAGTATAGTTGAGGTATTTGTTGACAATGATGTTAATTTCATCGTGGTCGATAAAAATGAAGCTGCATTATCAAATGTCAATTTTGACCACATCATTGGTGATGGGACTGATGAAGCTGTTCTCAAGCAGGCAGGTATTGAGAAGGCATCTACGGTGATCATTACGTTGAATACTGATACCGAAGTTATCTTTGCAACTCTTATGGCACGCGGTCTGAAGCCTGATTGTATCATTTTCTCCCGTGCAAATTCTGTGAATTCCATTGATAAGCTATACAAGGCCGGAGCGGATTACGTAGCTTCACTTTCCATCGTGTCTGGTCAGTTGCTTGCCAAGATCACATCCAAATGCTCCCGTTCTGAATGCTATCAGCTTTATGAGGAGATCGTCCTCTATGAAGGTATCGAGATTGAAAAGTTCCAGCTCAAGGAAGGTTCCGGTATGGTTGGTAATAGTTTAGGAGAGCTTGATCTTGTAAATAAATTTGACTGCAAGATCATAGGTGTGGAAAGAAAAGGCTCAGTGACGGTCTCTCTTCCTTCTTCCTTCATACTGGAGGTAGGCGATACGATCGCCGTGGTTGGAAACAGGGAGCATGTCGAGAAGTTCAGGAATATCTTCCTTAAACAGGATTGA
- a CDS encoding fumarate hydratase — MTGKITYDAVVKATIDTIKEAETLLPDDVIKALETAKKNESSDVARSQIEAILKNIEIAGNNSIPLCQDTGILIFYVDIGRDLHIDFDLKGAILEATRIATQQVPLRPNAVDPLTRNNSSDNTGEGLPDIKYDFVEGEQLKITVAPKGAGSENMSVLKMMNPTELKSIDNFIVETVLNAGGRPCPPVIVGVGIGGSFDKAARLAKSSLLRTVDDMNDEEKAVLSRINSLGIGPMGLGGDTTALAVYLNTSHCHTASLPVAINIQCWANRHASVTLGGDE, encoded by the coding sequence TTGACTGGCAAGATAACTTATGATGCTGTAGTTAAGGCCACAATTGACACAATCAAAGAAGCTGAGACTCTTCTTCCCGATGATGTTATAAAGGCTCTTGAAACAGCAAAAAAAAATGAATCAAGCGACGTTGCAAGATCGCAGATAGAAGCGATCCTTAAGAACATTGAAATTGCAGGTAACAACAGCATTCCACTCTGCCAGGATACAGGCATACTTATTTTTTATGTCGACATAGGCAGGGACCTGCACATTGATTTTGACCTTAAGGGAGCGATACTTGAAGCTACCAGGATAGCAACCCAACAGGTCCCATTGCGTCCAAATGCTGTAGATCCACTTACTCGAAACAACAGCAGTGACAATACAGGCGAAGGCCTTCCCGATATCAAATATGACTTTGTGGAAGGAGAGCAGCTGAAGATAACAGTAGCCCCAAAAGGTGCAGGTTCCGAGAACATGAGCGTTCTGAAGATGATGAATCCCACCGAACTTAAGAGCATTGATAACTTCATTGTTGAAACCGTGCTCAATGCCGGAGGGAGACCATGCCCGCCTGTTATAGTAGGTGTCGGTATCGGAGGTTCTTTCGACAAAGCTGCAAGGCTTGCTAAATCCTCACTTTTACGAACCGTAGATGACATGAATGATGAAGAGAAGGCAGTCCTTTCCAGGATCAATTCACTGGGGATCGGTCCAATGGGCCTTGGCGGCGATACCACTGCCCTTGCAGTATATCTTAACACATCACACTGCCACACAGCATCCCTGCCTGTAGCTATTAATATCCAGTGCTGGGCAAACCGCCATGCTTCCGTCACACTTGGAGGTGATGAATAA
- a CDS encoding ester cyclase gives MMTTDIPENGASFDPRRIEEKNKEMVLGISDRGWHPKQLVDRCSPDYRMHFGGETLDLESLMDFMESIHKALPDLHFVVNDVIAEGDKVVTRWTASGTHLADFQGVPPTHKPVTFTGITITRIENSLIAEDWEEVDQLNFAQQFGAFSSDML, from the coding sequence ATGATGACGACAGATATACCTGAAAATGGTGCATCCTTTGACCCGCGCAGGATCGAAGAAAAGAACAAAGAAATGGTTCTGGGTATTTCAGATCGTGGTTGGCATCCAAAACAATTGGTGGATAGGTGCAGCCCTGACTATCGAATGCATTTTGGCGGTGAGACACTGGATCTTGAGTCTCTTATGGATTTCATGGAATCCATCCACAAGGCTCTTCCCGATCTTCATTTTGTTGTTAATGATGTTATTGCTGAAGGTGACAAAGTTGTAACCAGGTGGACTGCCAGTGGTACGCATCTGGCTGATTTCCAGGGAGTTCCACCCACACACAAGCCGGTTACATTTACCGGTATCACGATCACACGTATAGAAAACAGCCTGATCGCTGAGGACTGGGAAGAGGTAGATCAATTGAACTTCGCCCAGCAGTTCGGTGCTTTTTCATCTGATATGCTTTGA
- a CDS encoding potassium channel family protein, with translation MRYPKFLSSSIAAYIAMSIFVVLLYMVLFINLMEYEGQHEYANLANSIYWVMASVTTVGYGDIVFHSMIGKIFSIIVMLSGIPLFFGILITLVITPWFEKTMKLPLAVKVPKKYSDHIIVCGYNALVETLVEEFQEQNTSFVIVSEDEDALRMLSRNNIPCMYGDPSDEVTLENANINSARFLIANQSDNENANIVLTARKVSDVKVIAVAEDASKIKYLKYAGADRVISPKLVLGRFFAKKAVDPFLGVLFGTTEFFDGCSIVEFPVYSKSELIGKTLAQSTINEKTGATVIGLRKGGQLTFNIHPGDVIKDNTVILAVGSKEQLQKLGKLTD, from the coding sequence ATGAGATATCCAAAGTTCTTGAGTTCGTCGATTGCAGCTTATATTGCAATGTCGATCTTTGTCGTTTTGCTTTATATGGTGCTTTTCATAAATCTGATGGAATATGAGGGACAGCATGAATATGCCAATCTGGCAAATTCCATCTATTGGGTTATGGCTTCCGTAACTACAGTTGGTTATGGTGATATTGTCTTCCATTCGATGATCGGTAAGATCTTTTCCATTATAGTCATGCTCTCAGGTATTCCTTTGTTCTTTGGAATTTTGATCACACTTGTCATCACTCCCTGGTTCGAGAAAACGATGAAACTTCCTCTTGCTGTCAAGGTTCCGAAAAAATATTCGGATCACATAATTGTCTGTGGGTATAATGCACTTGTGGAGACCCTGGTGGAGGAGTTCCAGGAGCAAAATACAAGTTTTGTTATTGTATCAGAAGATGAAGATGCTCTGCGAATGTTATCCAGGAATAACATTCCCTGCATGTATGGTGATCCAAGCGATGAGGTCACTCTTGAGAATGCTAACATAAATTCTGCCCGCTTTCTCATTGCTAACCAGTCAGATAATGAAAATGCGAATATTGTTCTAACTGCTCGAAAAGTTAGTGATGTCAAGGTTATTGCTGTGGCAGAAGATGCTTCAAAGATAAAATACCTGAAATATGCTGGTGCTGATCGTGTCATATCACCAAAACTTGTACTGGGCAGGTTCTTTGCAAAAAAGGCAGTTGATCCCTTCCTTGGCGTACTTTTTGGTACTACTGAGTTCTTTGATGGGTGTAGCATCGTAGAGTTTCCTGTATACTCAAAAAGTGAATTGATCGGAAAAACTCTGGCACAGTCTACTATTAATGAAAAGACCGGAGCTACTGTCATAGGCTTAAGAAAAGGTGGGCAGCTAACTTTTAATATTCATCCCGGTGATGTGATAAAAGATAATACTGTCATTCTTGCAGTAGGCAGCAAGGAACAGCTTCAGAAATTAGGCAAATTGACCGATTAA
- a CDS encoding FumA C-terminus/TtdB family hydratase beta subunit, with protein MEYHLKTPLKKEDVEQLDAGDIVYLTGTVLTARDEAHARILEMHEEGLELPFELEGAAIYHCGPLMQQIERKWSVVAAGPTTSDRMSKMTPDLLERFNVRALVGKGGMNNVAESLKGKCIYLAYTGGCAALAAGSIKNVPQVHWLDLGMPEAVWELEVVEFGPLIVGIDTKGNDLFTSIKERARESFLNK; from the coding sequence ATGGAATACCATCTAAAAACACCTCTTAAGAAGGAAGACGTCGAACAACTCGATGCCGGCGATATTGTCTACCTCACAGGAACTGTCCTGACAGCCCGCGATGAAGCACATGCACGCATCCTTGAAATGCATGAGGAAGGCCTAGAGCTACCTTTTGAACTGGAAGGTGCAGCCATTTACCACTGTGGACCCCTGATGCAGCAGATAGAAAGAAAATGGAGTGTCGTTGCAGCCGGGCCTACAACAAGCGACAGGATGTCAAAGATGACACCGGACCTTCTGGAGCGCTTCAACGTCCGTGCCCTTGTAGGAAAGGGTGGTATGAACAACGTGGCTGAAAGCCTGAAAGGGAAATGCATCTACCTGGCTTACACCGGTGGATGTGCAGCACTTGCAGCAGGTTCCATAAAGAATGTACCGCAAGTTCACTGGCTGGACCTTGGAATGCCTGAAGCAGTATGGGAACTTGAAGTCGTTGAGTTCGGCCCCCTAATTGTCGGTATTGACACAAAAGGAAATGACCTTTTCACGTCTATAAAAGAAAGAGCGAGAGAGTCCTTTTTAAATAAGTGA
- a CDS encoding site-2 protease family protein — protein MIETRILIAFFLLYWVIVSILDKKGILERYNISTYGPVLMIRTLRGQKLLDFLAKPKNAWKLFANIGIILMFIGMFAMFLIIVVSDVAMLSSIGDNTLPEPGKFNEARNIFLIPGVNEFIPLSWGIIALLVTLVVHEFSHAILCRVEGIRVKSMGILLAIVPIGGFAEPDEEELFGVRGEADTDKITSSTDGPIERKVLGIDKKPDNGKVATREQRARILAAGVMSNFVVAAIALILLFGPVLGAISPLGDAMIVSVTPDSSADIAGLQDNMVITQIDDTPVANVNDILLYMDNIEPGTVVEVHAAKDRVVSAYDVQVAEPGLQEANGVFINNIVPDSPAEAAGIEKGMLIINIDGTPINSSDDFVDFMSSTKAGQTIMIEALVGDGPVEEASSAFFEVELAPGQDAASEKGFLGVYYNGLEITSLGLTVGEFPAKAYLEALQSIPSLMTGFVGWIILLGLPIVGFAGEGFPGFSGTLAQFYHPVGWGEPLGIGVFWIANTLLWVGWLNFYVGLFNCLPAVPLDGGHVFKDYLRSFVGRLVSDEGRATEISAAIAATFTFVILISFLFMIFGPYIVHGF, from the coding sequence TTGATAGAAACCAGAATTTTAATTGCCTTTTTCCTTTTGTACTGGGTCATTGTATCGATCCTTGATAAAAAAGGCATACTTGAGCGATATAACATCTCTACCTATGGTCCTGTACTTATGATAAGGACTCTCAGGGGCCAGAAACTGTTGGACTTCCTTGCAAAGCCTAAAAATGCGTGGAAGTTATTTGCGAATATTGGCATAATCCTTATGTTCATTGGCATGTTCGCCATGTTCCTCATTATAGTTGTATCAGATGTTGCCATGCTGTCTTCCATTGGGGATAATACACTTCCTGAACCGGGTAAGTTCAATGAGGCAAGGAACATTTTCCTAATACCGGGTGTAAATGAGTTCATACCTCTTTCCTGGGGTATTATTGCTTTGCTGGTAACACTTGTAGTACATGAGTTCTCACATGCGATCCTGTGTAGGGTAGAAGGCATCAGGGTCAAGTCCATGGGTATTCTGCTTGCTATAGTTCCTATCGGAGGCTTTGCCGAACCGGATGAGGAAGAGCTTTTCGGGGTAAGGGGGGAAGCTGATACTGATAAGATCACAAGTTCCACCGATGGTCCTATCGAGAGGAAGGTTCTGGGTATAGATAAAAAGCCAGATAATGGCAAAGTGGCCACAAGAGAACAAAGGGCACGGATACTGGCCGCCGGGGTTATGTCCAATTTTGTGGTTGCAGCAATTGCATTAATACTTTTGTTCGGTCCTGTCCTTGGAGCGATATCACCTCTTGGTGATGCTATGATAGTTAGTGTTACACCTGATTCTTCAGCAGATATTGCAGGACTTCAGGATAACATGGTCATCACCCAGATTGATGATACTCCGGTTGCGAACGTGAACGATATTCTGCTTTATATGGATAATATTGAACCTGGTACTGTGGTGGAGGTGCATGCTGCCAAAGACCGGGTGGTCTCGGCCTATGATGTTCAGGTGGCAGAACCCGGCCTACAGGAAGCCAATGGGGTCTTTATAAACAATATTGTTCCGGATTCGCCCGCTGAAGCAGCGGGGATCGAGAAAGGAATGCTTATCATTAACATTGATGGAACTCCAATAAATTCATCAGATGACTTCGTAGATTTCATGAGCTCAACAAAGGCCGGTCAGACGATCATGATAGAGGCTCTGGTGGGCGATGGTCCTGTGGAAGAAGCATCCTCTGCTTTCTTTGAAGTAGAGCTGGCTCCGGGTCAGGATGCTGCTTCTGAGAAAGGTTTCCTTGGTGTTTATTATAATGGACTGGAGATAACCTCTCTTGGCCTTACTGTGGGTGAGTTCCCTGCAAAGGCCTACCTTGAAGCCCTGCAGTCAATACCTTCATTGATGACAGGTTTTGTCGGCTGGATCATTCTTCTGGGACTTCCTATCGTGGGTTTTGCTGGTGAAGGCTTCCCTGGATTTAGTGGCACACTTGCCCAGTTCTACCATCCTGTTGGGTGGGGTGAACCTCTGGGTATCGGTGTGTTCTGGATCGCCAATACTTTGCTATGGGTCGGTTGGCTTAATTTCTATGTTGGCCTTTTCAACTGTCTTCCGGCAGTTCCATTAGATGGTGGTCATGTGTTCAAGGACTATCTCAGGTCCTTTGTTGGCAGGCTCGTATCGGATGAGGGAAGGGCAACAGAGATATCAGCAGCCATAGCCGCAACTTTCACATTTGTGATCCTCATATCCTTCCTGTTCATGATATTCGGACCATATATCGTACATGGGTTCTGA